DNA from Kineosporiaceae bacterium:
GCGCCGGCGGATCGTCGAGGCAGCAAGGCTGCGCTTCCTGCGGAGTGACGTGCCCGTCGGGGCCTACCTCTCTGGTGGTATCGACTCGTCCATCACGGCTGCGGTGGTTGCGCGCTACACCTCGGCACCCCTGCACACCTTCTCGCTTCGATTCTCCGATGCCGATTTCGATGAAGGCCGCTACCAGAAACAGATGTCCGCCATCCTGGGAACGGAGCACGAGGACGTCGTCGTGAGTCCTTCGGACATCGCCGCGATCTTCCCCGACGTCATCCGGCACACCGAGACGCCGATCCTGCGGGCGGCTCCCGCGCCCCTCTTCCTGCTGTCAAGACTCGTGCGGGACAACGGTTTCAAGGTGGTGGTCACCGGCGAGGGTGCCGATGAGGTCCTGGCCGGTTACGACATCTTCCGGGAGGCCAGGGTCCGCCAGTTCTGGGCACGTGACCCAGCCTCGGCCAAACGCTCACGGGCTTCGGAGCTTCTCTACCCCTGGATGTCTCGCTCGCCCGGGAAGACCCCTGCCTTCGCCCGCAGCTTCTTCGGCCGCAACTTGGACGTCGGTGACGCGGCCATGTCGCATCGGCCACGGTGGGACTCGACCGCGATGCTCGAGAGTCTTCTGGCAGCTCCGATGCGCGAAGAGATCAAGGCTTCGGGCTCGCCGGACGTCGTCGCGGGTATGCCCTCCGGCGCCGCGGACTGGGATCTCCTTGCTCGTGGGCAATGGCTCGAGATGACGACGCTGCTCCCCGGGTACATCCTGTCGTCGCAAGGGGACCGGATGCTGATGGCGAACTCGGTCGAGGGTCGGTTCCCCTTTCTCGACCGGGATGTCGTGGACTTTGCCAATGCCCTGCCTGCTCAGCACAAGCTGTTCGGCCTGGAGGAGAAGTACCTGCTCAAGCGTGCGTTCGCAGATCTGCTTCCAGAGGAGATCCTGCACCGGCCGAAGCAACCGTACCGAGCGCCGGACGCAGCGAGCTTCTTCACGACCGGCCGCCCCGACTGGTTCGACGAGATCACGTCCGAGCGCGCTGTCCGC
Protein-coding regions in this window:
- the asnB gene encoding asparagine synthase (glutamine-hydrolyzing), whose protein sequence is MCGICGVVSTAGPPDLALLRRMTGRLGHRGPDSWGYYRDERAALGHTRLAIVDTVGGAQPLCNEDETLWTAFNGEIFNYVELAAELRGRGHTFRTASDTEVIVHAWEEWGPGCFSRFNGQWSIALWDTRERRLILSRDRLGVRPLYYTRTANRFLFASEVKALFADPVVTRELDPSGLEQILTYWSTVAPTTPFRGVRQVPPGHYAVLDATGAWHSQPYWAADFPSRGAEPSQDVEENTEELRRRIVEAARLRFLRSDVPVGAYLSGGIDSSITAAVVARYTSAPLHTFSLRFSDADFDEGRYQKQMSAILGTEHEDVVVSPSDIAAIFPDVIRHTETPILRAAPAPLFLLSRLVRDNGFKVVVTGEGADEVLAGYDIFREARVRQFWARDPASAKRSRASELLYPWMSRSPGKTPAFARSFFGRNLDVGDAAMSHRPRWDSTAMLESLLAAPMREEIKASGSPDVVAGMPSGAADWDLLARGQWLEMTTLLPGYILSSQGDRMLMANSVEGRFPFLDRDVVDFANALPAQHKLFGLEEKYLLKRAFADLLPEEILHRPKQPYRAPDAASFFTTGRPDWFDEITSERAVRDAGVFDAALVRGLVDKCARTRGQNMSNTDNMRVLAVISTQLTHALFVAGHGSASEPVTVDPLVAVDRMALASTYDRSQ